A window of the Sabethes cyaneus chromosome 1, idSabCyanKW18_F2, whole genome shotgun sequence genome harbors these coding sequences:
- the LOC128739576 gene encoding valacyclovir hydrolase isoform X1 produces the protein MLARAKPYNFLYFIICCSGFEDCNQNNSRKFLQIYFEMRLLLLRRGIEQLAGSVGFQPYLRQKSIPSMSIRQLNTKSVAYAMEKQLQIGAHQINFVKVGNGEKGLILLPGALGTAWTDFKPQIEQLPSLLPSHTVIAWDPPGYGKSRPPEKQFGLDFYEQDADSAFHLMEKFGFEKFSILGWSDGGITGLIMAGRKPTQVEKLVVWGANAYITQKEADIYQSIRDVSKWSSRMREPMEAIYGKADFPRIWSAWVDGMLQIYRKKNGDICKDVLENIRAPTFVLHGALDPMIVPEHVPHLLNTIPTTELHVFPDGKHNIHLKYSKEFNKLVSGFINL, from the exons atgctcgcccgtgcaaaaccttataattttttatatttcataaTTTGTTGTTCAGGATTTGAAGATTGCAATCAAAATAATAGCAGAAAATTTCTACAAATCTATTTTGAAATGCGACTTTTACTTCTACGTCGCGGCATTGAACAACTTGCCGGAAGTGTTGGGTTTCAACCTTACTTGAGACAGAAGTCAATACCGTCGATGTCAATTCGCCAGCTAAACACAAAATCGGTAGCTTATGCTATGGAAAAACAACTGCAAATTGGAGCTCATCAAATAAACTTTGTCAAAGTTGGCAATGGCGAGAAAGGATTAATTTTATTACCTGGAGCATTAGGTACCGCCTGGACAGATTTCAAACCACAAATTGAGCAACTTCCTAGTCTACTTCCAAGCCATACTGTAATAGCGTGGGATCCTCCTGGCTATGGTAAGTCTCGACCTCCGGAGAAGCAGTTTGGACTCGATTTTTATGAGCAAGATGCAGACTCTGCATTCCATTTGATGGAAAAATTTGGCTTTGAAAAGTTTTCAATCCTCGGCTGGAGTGATGGTGGAATTACCGGTCTGATAATGGCAGGCAGAAAACCAACGCAGGTGGAAAAGCTAGTTGTATGGGGTGCCAACGCATATATCACACAAAAAGAAGCTGATATTTACCAGA GTATCCGCGATGTGAGTAAATGGTCCAGTCGTATGCGAGAGCCTATGGAAGCCATATATGGGAAGGCAGATTTTCCGCGAATCTGGTCGGCCTGGGTTGACGGAATGCTTCAAATCTATCGGAAGAAGAATGGAGACATATGTAAGGACGTATTAGAAAATATTCGAGCTCCCACTTTTGTCCTCCACGGAGCTCTAGATCCCATGATTGTACCCGAGCACGTACCACACCTTTTAAACACAATCCCAACTACCGA GTTGCACGTTTTTCCTGACGGTAAACATAACATTCATTTGAAATACTCGAAAGAATTCAACAAACTGGTCAGCGGTTTTATAAATCTTTAG
- the LOC128739576 gene encoding valacyclovir hydrolase isoform X2, with amino-acid sequence MRLLLLRRGIEQLAGSVGFQPYLRQKSIPSMSIRQLNTKSVAYAMEKQLQIGAHQINFVKVGNGEKGLILLPGALGTAWTDFKPQIEQLPSLLPSHTVIAWDPPGYGKSRPPEKQFGLDFYEQDADSAFHLMEKFGFEKFSILGWSDGGITGLIMAGRKPTQVEKLVVWGANAYITQKEADIYQSIRDVSKWSSRMREPMEAIYGKADFPRIWSAWVDGMLQIYRKKNGDICKDVLENIRAPTFVLHGALDPMIVPEHVPHLLNTIPTTELHVFPDGKHNIHLKYSKEFNKLVSGFINL; translated from the exons ATGCGACTTTTACTTCTACGTCGCGGCATTGAACAACTTGCCGGAAGTGTTGGGTTTCAACCTTACTTGAGACAGAAGTCAATACCGTCGATGTCAATTCGCCAGCTAAACACAAAATCGGTAGCTTATGCTATGGAAAAACAACTGCAAATTGGAGCTCATCAAATAAACTTTGTCAAAGTTGGCAATGGCGAGAAAGGATTAATTTTATTACCTGGAGCATTAGGTACCGCCTGGACAGATTTCAAACCACAAATTGAGCAACTTCCTAGTCTACTTCCAAGCCATACTGTAATAGCGTGGGATCCTCCTGGCTATGGTAAGTCTCGACCTCCGGAGAAGCAGTTTGGACTCGATTTTTATGAGCAAGATGCAGACTCTGCATTCCATTTGATGGAAAAATTTGGCTTTGAAAAGTTTTCAATCCTCGGCTGGAGTGATGGTGGAATTACCGGTCTGATAATGGCAGGCAGAAAACCAACGCAGGTGGAAAAGCTAGTTGTATGGGGTGCCAACGCATATATCACACAAAAAGAAGCTGATATTTACCAGA GTATCCGCGATGTGAGTAAATGGTCCAGTCGTATGCGAGAGCCTATGGAAGCCATATATGGGAAGGCAGATTTTCCGCGAATCTGGTCGGCCTGGGTTGACGGAATGCTTCAAATCTATCGGAAGAAGAATGGAGACATATGTAAGGACGTATTAGAAAATATTCGAGCTCCCACTTTTGTCCTCCACGGAGCTCTAGATCCCATGATTGTACCCGAGCACGTACCACACCTTTTAAACACAATCCCAACTACCGA GTTGCACGTTTTTCCTGACGGTAAACATAACATTCATTTGAAATACTCGAAAGAATTCAACAAACTGGTCAGCGGTTTTATAAATCTTTAG